A single genomic interval of Demequina sp. NBRC 110054 harbors:
- a CDS encoding alpha/beta hydrolase has translation MTRIVHDLRSEGFPAHPDDASAASPVVLLLHGFGSQERDLPGIVPHLGLTAPWASLRAPHPVGGGAAWFPITKPGNPDAAPVEDATEAIWEWVDANLGAATPVVPVGFSQGGLMASQLLRSRPDRVPAAVVLGGFTLGHPQAGDEALAADPRPVFWGRGAEDLVIAPDAVVRTGEFLPAHAALTERVYPGLAHGINAAELADVRAFLAGVPALAEAVAAAGSEGGAR, from the coding sequence ATGACCCGCATCGTCCACGACCTGCGCTCGGAGGGCTTCCCCGCCCACCCGGACGATGCGTCAGCCGCGTCTCCCGTCGTCCTCCTCCTTCACGGGTTCGGCTCGCAGGAGCGGGACCTGCCCGGCATCGTCCCTCACCTGGGGCTGACGGCCCCGTGGGCGTCGCTGCGCGCGCCGCACCCCGTGGGCGGCGGCGCCGCCTGGTTCCCGATCACGAAGCCCGGCAACCCCGACGCCGCGCCCGTCGAGGACGCGACCGAGGCGATCTGGGAGTGGGTGGACGCGAACCTCGGCGCCGCCACTCCCGTCGTCCCCGTCGGCTTCTCCCAGGGAGGGCTCATGGCGAGCCAGCTGCTGCGCTCGCGCCCCGACCGGGTGCCCGCGGCCGTCGTCCTGGGCGGCTTCACGCTCGGCCACCCGCAGGCGGGGGATGAGGCGCTCGCCGCCGACCCGCGCCCCGTGTTCTGGGGTCGCGGCGCCGAGGACCTGGTCATCGCGCCCGACGCCGTGGTGCGCACGGGCGAGTTCCTCCCCGCGCACGCCGCGCTGACCGAGCGGGTCTACCCCGGGCTCGCGCACGGGATCAACGCCGCGGAGCTCGCCGACGTGCGCGCGTTCCTCGCGGGCGTCCCCGCGCTCGCGGAGGCAGTGGCGGCTGCAGGCTCGGAGGGCGGGGCCCGATGA
- a CDS encoding AarF/ABC1/UbiB kinase family protein, translating into MPDAALDRARYRRIMRFAARQFATMWWYEFLLPHIGLRKVADASRDRRLHSLARKFRLLAVDLGGLHIKLGQFLSSRLDVLPPEITKELEGLQDEVPAAPFDQIRALAEAELGLPLERVYAWVDEEPVAAASLGQAYRARLARDDAARAGYTDVIIKVQRPGIAAVVAVDLAALRRVGRWLARLRVVSSRVDMPGLVEEFARSSLEEIDYLHEAGNCERFRDMFADDDRVRVPEVVWERTSRQVLTLENVAAIKITDLDGLRAAGIHPGKVAHVFSSVMLDQLFEHSFFHADPHPGNLFITPTPGEGQGWKLTFVDFGMMGTIPPSLRAGLRSLVLAVVSRDGHGMVEAMREAGVLLPGADDAELERAVSKAFSRFGGMSLAELRAVDVRDMRDFALEFGDVMVEMPFQMPEDYLLIIRAGSLTSGVCTALDPNFNVWDSVDPYAQRLLRGESIEWVRHFGNEAYDSVGAIWRMPRRIDAALGKVEDGSLAVTVPQMEKLMSRAEHTARRLVSGIMFAAMLVAGAMVRGNWETLSNLLMLGSLLPLGHSMFGRRN; encoded by the coding sequence ATGCCCGACGCAGCCCTGGATCGCGCCCGCTACCGCCGGATCATGCGGTTCGCGGCGCGGCAGTTCGCGACGATGTGGTGGTACGAGTTCCTGCTGCCGCACATCGGCCTGCGCAAGGTCGCGGACGCCTCGCGCGACCGCCGGCTGCACTCGCTCGCTCGCAAGTTCCGCCTGCTCGCGGTCGACCTGGGCGGCCTGCACATCAAGCTCGGCCAGTTCCTCTCCTCCCGCCTGGACGTGCTGCCGCCCGAGATCACCAAGGAGCTCGAGGGGCTTCAGGACGAGGTGCCCGCCGCGCCCTTCGACCAGATCCGCGCGCTCGCGGAGGCGGAGCTCGGCCTTCCGCTCGAACGCGTCTACGCGTGGGTCGACGAGGAGCCGGTCGCCGCGGCCTCGCTCGGCCAGGCCTACCGGGCCCGACTGGCCAGGGACGATGCGGCGCGGGCCGGGTACACGGACGTCATCATCAAGGTCCAGCGGCCGGGCATCGCCGCCGTCGTCGCGGTGGACCTTGCCGCCCTGCGTCGGGTCGGGCGGTGGCTCGCGCGGCTGCGCGTCGTCTCGAGCCGCGTGGACATGCCCGGCCTGGTCGAGGAGTTCGCGCGCTCGAGCCTCGAGGAGATCGACTACCTGCACGAGGCCGGCAACTGCGAGCGCTTCCGCGACATGTTCGCCGACGACGACCGCGTGCGCGTGCCCGAGGTCGTGTGGGAGCGCACGTCGCGCCAGGTGCTGACGCTCGAGAACGTCGCGGCGATCAAGATCACCGATCTCGACGGCCTGCGCGCCGCGGGGATCCACCCCGGCAAGGTCGCGCACGTGTTCTCGTCGGTCATGCTCGACCAGCTCTTCGAGCACAGCTTCTTCCATGCCGACCCGCACCCCGGCAACCTCTTCATCACCCCCACGCCGGGCGAGGGGCAGGGCTGGAAGCTCACGTTCGTCGACTTCGGGATGATGGGCACGATCCCACCGAGCCTGCGCGCGGGGCTGCGCTCGCTCGTGCTCGCGGTCGTCTCGCGCGACGGGCACGGCATGGTCGAGGCGATGCGCGAGGCGGGCGTCCTCCTTCCCGGAGCGGACGATGCGGAGCTCGAGCGGGCGGTGTCCAAGGCGTTCTCGCGGTTCGGGGGGATGAGCCTCGCGGAGCTGCGGGCGGTCGATGTGCGCGACATGCGCGACTTCGCGCTCGAGTTCGGCGACGTCATGGTCGAGATGCCGTTCCAGATGCCCGAGGACTACCTGCTGATCATCCGCGCGGGCTCGCTCACCTCAGGGGTGTGCACCGCGCTGGATCCGAACTTCAACGTGTGGGACTCCGTGGACCCGTACGCGCAGCGGCTGCTGCGCGGAGAGAGCATCGAGTGGGTGCGTCACTTCGGCAACGAGGCGTACGACTCGGTCGGCGCGATCTGGCGCATGCCTCGCAGGATCGATGCGGCGCTCGGCAAGGTCGAGGACGGCTCGCTCGCGGTGACAGTGCCGCAGATGGAGAAGCTCATGAGCCGCGCGGAGCACACGGCGCGGCGGCTCGTGTCGGGGATCATGTTCGCCGCGATGCTCGTTGCCGGCGCGATGGTGCGCGGCAACTGGGAGACGCTCAGCAACTTGCTCATGCTCGGCTCGCTGTTGCCGCTGGGGCACTCGATGTTCGGGCGGCGGAACTAG
- a CDS encoding LLM class flavin-dependent oxidoreductase: MSAAASPFEIGIFTFGELTRDAHGKPIAPAQRLSDILEWARVADQAGLDVFGVGEHHREDFAVSSPQVVLAAAAAQTERIRLTSTVTVLSSSDPVRIHEDFATLDQLSGGRAEITAGRGAYIESFPLFGQELERYDEFFEDRLDLLLKIRAQNPVTWSGSTRPALDAAGVWPRPLQDELPVWLAVGGTPQSVVRGGVLGLPLYLAILGEPARFKPLADLYRRAAAEAGTEPNRIGVTSHFYIEPTSQGARDAFYPHYAGYIAQNMPRAGRLDRAGFDAWAGPHGALFAGSPAEAVDKILWEHEVLGHSRFLAQVGLGGIGQKETLRSIELLATEVLPQVRAAIGQPAAV, from the coding sequence ATGAGCGCCGCCGCGTCCCCGTTCGAGATCGGCATCTTCACGTTCGGAGAGCTCACGCGCGACGCGCACGGCAAGCCCATCGCGCCCGCGCAGCGGCTGTCCGACATCCTCGAGTGGGCGCGCGTGGCCGACCAGGCCGGGCTCGACGTGTTCGGCGTCGGCGAGCATCACCGCGAGGACTTCGCGGTCTCGTCGCCGCAGGTGGTGCTCGCCGCGGCGGCCGCCCAGACCGAGCGGATCCGGCTGACGAGCACGGTGACCGTGCTGTCGAGCTCCGATCCCGTCCGGATCCACGAGGACTTCGCGACGCTCGACCAGCTTTCCGGCGGGCGCGCGGAGATCACCGCGGGCCGCGGCGCGTACATCGAGTCCTTCCCGCTGTTCGGCCAGGAGCTCGAGCGCTACGACGAGTTCTTCGAGGACCGCCTGGACCTGCTGCTGAAGATCCGCGCGCAGAACCCCGTGACGTGGTCGGGCTCGACCCGGCCCGCGCTCGACGCGGCCGGCGTGTGGCCGCGCCCGCTCCAGGACGAGCTGCCCGTGTGGCTCGCCGTCGGCGGCACCCCGCAGTCGGTGGTGCGCGGGGGCGTGCTCGGCCTGCCGCTGTACCTCGCGATCCTCGGCGAGCCCGCGCGCTTCAAGCCGCTCGCCGACCTCTACCGCCGCGCCGCGGCCGAGGCGGGGACCGAGCCGAACCGCATCGGCGTGACCTCGCACTTCTACATCGAGCCCACCTCGCAGGGCGCTCGCGATGCTTTCTATCCGCACTACGCGGGCTATATCGCCCAGAACATGCCGCGCGCCGGTCGGCTCGACCGGGCGGGCTTCGACGCGTGGGCCGGTCCGCACGGCGCGCTGTTCGCGGGCAGCCCCGCGGAGGCCGTCGACAAGATCCTGTGGGAGCACGAGGTGCTCGGCCACTCGCGCTTCCTCGCGCAGGTGGGGCTCGGCGGGATCGGCCAGAAGGAGACGCTCAGGTCGATCGAGCTGCTCGCGACCGAGGTGCTGCCCCAGGTGCGCGCAGCGATAGGCCAGCCGGCGGCGGTCTGA
- a CDS encoding alpha/beta hydrolase: MARRSAVAALVAVPLLVAACTASDPEPSPSPVLSESHEAVASQQPSGSAEAASVEAIAWYSCGLYDCGTLTVPLDWASPDGETIEIALKRLPAGDQEARIGSLLINPGGPGVSGLEFLGYFTRAMSSEVLAAYDIVAFDPRGVGESTAVDCGDAATLDAVFAADIPAATQEDLDAASALMSTFAEGCEEGTGALIENVDTVSAARDMEALREALGDQQLNYVGYSYGTRLGATYAVLYPERVGRVVLDGAYDFLASMEEQVESQVAGFDQVFLAFLDYCERTGDCPLSTEPDLAREQIAYILEWATETGFPTSIDGVRVNGTLAEAGVIWDLYDDSGWPTLLDSLREIVDHGTATTLYQEGNGYLSRDPYSGLYASNQSVANLAIMCLDSATGEEWTLADQRALEAELVELSPAFGLASATGASCDSWPWLAHEAVDAIDYPDDANPILVVGTTGDPATPYEGSKWLTAELGNAVLLTFIGDQHTAYGWSTHCLDAAVDAFLLDGKLPAEGTECEYPD; the protein is encoded by the coding sequence ATGGCCCGTCGGAGCGCCGTGGCAGCGCTCGTCGCAGTACCCCTTCTCGTCGCCGCGTGCACCGCGAGCGACCCGGAGCCATCGCCATCCCCGGTGCTGTCCGAATCACACGAGGCGGTCGCCTCCCAGCAGCCGTCCGGCTCGGCCGAGGCGGCCTCCGTGGAAGCCATCGCCTGGTACTCGTGCGGGCTCTACGACTGCGGGACCCTGACGGTCCCGCTCGACTGGGCCTCACCCGACGGCGAGACGATCGAGATCGCGCTCAAGCGCCTTCCCGCGGGGGACCAGGAGGCACGGATCGGGTCGCTGCTCATCAATCCGGGCGGCCCCGGGGTCTCGGGGCTCGAGTTCCTGGGCTACTTCACGCGCGCGATGAGCAGCGAGGTCCTCGCGGCCTACGACATCGTCGCATTCGACCCGCGAGGTGTCGGGGAGTCGACCGCGGTCGACTGCGGGGACGCCGCGACGCTCGACGCGGTCTTCGCCGCTGACATCCCGGCCGCGACACAGGAGGACCTCGACGCGGCGTCCGCGCTCATGTCGACGTTCGCTGAGGGGTGTGAGGAGGGAACCGGCGCGCTGATCGAGAACGTCGACACCGTGTCCGCCGCGCGCGACATGGAGGCCCTGCGCGAAGCTCTCGGCGACCAGCAGCTCAACTACGTCGGCTACAGCTACGGCACGCGCCTCGGTGCGACCTACGCGGTGCTGTACCCGGAGCGAGTGGGTCGCGTTGTGCTGGATGGTGCCTATGACTTCCTCGCCTCGATGGAGGAGCAGGTGGAGTCGCAGGTCGCGGGATTCGACCAGGTCTTCCTCGCGTTCCTCGACTACTGCGAGCGCACGGGAGACTGTCCGCTGTCCACCGAACCCGACCTCGCCAGGGAGCAGATCGCGTACATCCTGGAGTGGGCGACCGAGACCGGCTTCCCCACGTCCATCGACGGCGTCAGGGTCAACGGCACGCTGGCAGAGGCGGGCGTCATCTGGGATCTGTACGACGACTCCGGCTGGCCCACGCTGCTCGACTCGCTCCGGGAGATCGTCGACCACGGGACGGCGACGACGCTCTATCAGGAGGGGAACGGGTACCTGAGCCGCGACCCGTACTCGGGGCTGTACGCCTCGAATCAGTCCGTGGCGAACCTCGCCATCATGTGCCTGGACAGTGCGACGGGCGAGGAGTGGACCCTCGCCGACCAGCGCGCGCTCGAGGCGGAGCTCGTCGAGCTCTCCCCGGCCTTCGGCCTCGCCTCGGCCACCGGCGCGTCGTGCGACTCCTGGCCCTGGTTGGCGCACGAGGCCGTCGACGCGATCGACTACCCCGACGACGCGAACCCGATCCTCGTGGTCGGGACCACGGGCGATCCCGCCACGCCGTACGAGGGCTCGAAGTGGCTCACCGCCGAGCTCGGCAACGCGGTGCTCCTCACGTTCATCGGCGACCAGCACACCGCGTACGGGTGGTCGACGCACTGCCTTGACGCGGCCGTGGACGCCTTCCTCCTTGACGGCAAGCTGCCCGCCGAGGGCACGGAATGCGAGTACCCGGACTGA
- a CDS encoding quinone-dependent dihydroorotate dehydrogenase: MGTFARSAMTTVYTKGVKPVIFSMAPDKVHDDMITHGSWAQRITPAMAAAEALFKHDDPALVTQAYGLTLRNPLGLGAGLDKNVAIPGILQMTGFGFLTFGSVTSRVCPGNPRPWFHRLVDQESLVIHVGLANGGVEKVADRLRELKDQGNPHYTALPFKMSIARTNDTHTGDVYEGVEDYVKSVKALNGLSELIELNVSCPNTMVGEAFTSPENLDTLLTEVDKVAPSQPIVLKMPSDKSWEQFRELVDVALDHDVQGLTLTNLRKDRDAVTMDPAIKGNLSGKPVREMSTDFVRRTYLHAGDKLTLAGLGGVFSGQHAYDKICAGATLVELVSGLMFKGPAVVGTIAKELVELAQADGFEKVQDAVGSRADVAVATD, encoded by the coding sequence ATGGGTACCTTCGCACGCAGCGCGATGACAACCGTCTACACCAAGGGCGTCAAGCCCGTGATCTTCAGCATGGCACCGGACAAGGTGCACGACGACATGATCACCCACGGCTCGTGGGCGCAGCGGATCACCCCCGCGATGGCCGCCGCCGAGGCGCTGTTCAAGCACGACGACCCCGCCCTCGTCACGCAGGCCTACGGCCTCACGCTGCGCAACCCGCTCGGGCTCGGCGCCGGCCTCGACAAGAACGTCGCGATCCCCGGCATCCTGCAGATGACCGGCTTCGGCTTCCTCACGTTCGGCTCCGTCACCTCGCGCGTGTGCCCCGGCAACCCGCGCCCGTGGTTCCACCGCCTCGTCGACCAGGAGTCCCTCGTCATCCACGTCGGCCTCGCCAACGGCGGCGTCGAGAAGGTCGCGGACCGCCTGCGCGAGCTCAAGGACCAGGGCAACCCGCACTACACGGCGCTGCCGTTCAAGATGTCGATCGCCCGCACCAACGACACCCACACGGGCGACGTCTACGAGGGCGTCGAGGACTACGTGAAGTCGGTCAAGGCCCTCAACGGCCTGAGCGAGCTGATCGAGCTCAACGTCTCGTGCCCCAACACGATGGTCGGCGAGGCGTTCACCTCGCCCGAGAACCTCGACACCCTGCTCACCGAGGTCGACAAGGTCGCGCCGAGCCAGCCGATCGTGCTCAAGATGCCGTCCGACAAGTCGTGGGAGCAGTTCCGCGAGCTCGTCGACGTCGCGCTCGACCACGACGTCCAGGGCCTCACGCTCACCAACCTGCGCAAGGACCGCGACGCGGTCACGATGGACCCCGCGATCAAGGGCAACCTCTCGGGCAAGCCGGTGCGCGAGATGAGCACCGACTTCGTGCGCCGTACCTACCTGCACGCGGGCGACAAGCTCACGCTCGCCGGCCTCGGCGGCGTCTTCTCCGGCCAGCACGCCTACGACAAGATCTGCGCGGGCGCGACGCTCGTCGAGCTCGTGTCCGGCCTCATGTTCAAGGGCCCCGCGGTCGTCGGCACGATCGCGAAGGAGCTCGTCGAGCTCGCTCAGGCGGACGGCTTCGAGAAGGTTCAGGACGCCGTCGGCTCCCGCGCCGACGTCGCGGTCGCGACGGACTGA
- a CDS encoding aquaporin, whose translation MVAEAPAAPALWRRAFAEFLGTALLVTVVVGSGIMAQQLSDDVGLQLLQNSIATFFGLTVLILLFQQVSGSHFNPAVTLVERFVGGMDSWTDAAAYIGSQIVGGLAGAALANAMFDVPTTWSTTDRATGPHLLAEVVATAGLVLTILALVRTGRAAIVAPTVGAYIGAAYWFTSSTSFANPAVTIGRMISDTFAGIAPASVLPFIGAQLIGAALAVAIAAAIFPRSEA comes from the coding sequence ATCGTCGCGGAGGCCCCGGCCGCCCCCGCGCTGTGGCGCCGCGCCTTCGCCGAGTTCCTCGGCACCGCCCTGCTCGTCACCGTCGTGGTCGGCTCGGGCATCATGGCGCAGCAGCTCTCGGACGACGTCGGCCTCCAGCTGCTCCAGAACTCGATCGCCACGTTCTTCGGCCTCACCGTGCTGATCCTGCTGTTCCAGCAGGTCTCGGGCTCGCACTTCAACCCCGCCGTCACACTGGTCGAGCGGTTCGTCGGCGGGATGGACTCGTGGACCGACGCGGCCGCGTACATCGGCTCGCAGATCGTCGGCGGCCTCGCGGGCGCCGCCCTGGCCAACGCGATGTTCGACGTGCCCACCACCTGGTCCACGACCGACCGCGCGACAGGCCCACACCTACTCGCCGAGGTCGTCGCGACCGCGGGCCTCGTGCTGACGATCCTCGCGCTCGTGCGCACCGGCCGCGCCGCGATCGTCGCCCCGACCGTGGGCGCCTACATCGGCGCGGCCTACTGGTTCACGTCGTCGACGTCCTTCGCGAACCCCGCGGTGACGATCGGCCGCATGATCTCCGACACCTTCGCCGGCATCGCGCCCGCGTCGGTACTGCCGTTCATCGGCGCGCAGCTGATCGGCGCGGCGCTGGCCGTGGCCATCGCGGCGGCGATCTTCCCGCGCAGCGAGGCCTGA
- a CDS encoding VOC family protein codes for MNATVNDQILSADTTMGAVTLRVGDLENMSDYYAKAFAMEPLEEVARGNEVHRVLGRGATPLVRMIGTPGLPGVDPRQAGLFHTAFLFDTQESLSATVFRAARDSRGRFSGSADHLVSEAFYFTDPEGNGVELYMDRPRDTWTRNGNSIAMDTLFLDPNAYLQSHLTEDALNAGPSLAGKVGHVHLQVGDVAAAKQFYVDALGFETTQADYPGALFASAGGYHHHVAMNVWNSRGAGPRAASLGLGDVSITLPTREDLDALAVRLRDRRIDFDADGRSVQVKDPWGTQVTLSLPDATTDEVLAR; via the coding sequence ACGATGGGCGCCGTCACCCTCCGCGTGGGCGACCTCGAGAACATGTCCGACTACTACGCGAAGGCCTTCGCGATGGAGCCCCTCGAGGAGGTCGCGCGCGGCAACGAGGTGCACCGCGTGCTCGGCCGCGGCGCCACCCCGCTGGTCCGCATGATCGGCACGCCCGGCCTTCCCGGTGTCGACCCGCGCCAGGCCGGCCTGTTCCACACCGCCTTCCTGTTCGACACGCAGGAGAGCCTCTCGGCGACCGTCTTCCGCGCCGCGCGCGACAGCCGCGGCCGCTTCTCGGGCTCCGCGGACCACCTCGTGAGCGAGGCCTTCTACTTCACCGACCCCGAGGGCAATGGCGTCGAGCTGTACATGGACCGCCCGCGCGACACGTGGACCCGGAACGGGAACTCGATCGCGATGGACACCCTGTTCCTGGACCCCAACGCGTACCTCCAGAGCCACCTGACCGAGGACGCCCTCAACGCGGGTCCCTCGCTCGCGGGCAAGGTCGGCCACGTCCACCTCCAGGTCGGCGACGTCGCGGCGGCCAAGCAGTTCTACGTCGACGCGCTCGGCTTCGAGACCACGCAGGCGGACTACCCGGGCGCGCTGTTCGCCTCGGCCGGCGGCTACCACCACCACGTCGCGATGAACGTCTGGAACTCCCGCGGCGCCGGCCCGCGCGCCGCGAGCCTGGGTCTCGGCGACGTCTCGATCACGCTCCCGACCCGCGAGGACCTCGACGCGCTCGCGGTCCGCTTGCGCGACCGCCGCATCGACTTCGATGCCGACGGCCGCTCGGTCCAGGTCAAGGACCCGTGGGGCACGCAGGTCACGCTCTCGCTGCCCGACGCCACGACCGACGAGGTGCTGGCCCGATGA
- a CDS encoding PadR family transcriptional regulator — translation MSAQYRPRGSRFSADDAADAFRDAVNQIKSEFDRKVAPRMGRGDVRSAVLALLAEQPMHGYQIIREIESRTDGAWKPSPGSVYPTLQMLADEGLVTVETKEDRKIYSLTDEGAEAAADSSGTVPWESDGATSWTESLHMGPVPKAGAELAQAATQAARVGTPEQQQEVADVLNEARRKIYSILAKD, via the coding sequence ATGAGTGCCCAGTACCGTCCCCGCGGTTCCCGCTTCAGCGCCGACGACGCGGCCGACGCGTTCCGCGACGCGGTGAACCAGATCAAGTCCGAGTTCGACAGGAAGGTCGCCCCCCGCATGGGTCGCGGCGACGTCCGTTCCGCGGTGCTCGCGCTCCTCGCCGAGCAGCCGATGCACGGCTACCAGATCATCCGCGAGATCGAGTCGCGCACCGACGGCGCCTGGAAGCCGAGCCCCGGCTCGGTCTACCCGACGCTCCAGATGCTCGCCGACGAGGGCCTCGTCACGGTCGAGACCAAGGAGGATCGCAAGATCTACTCCCTCACCGATGAGGGCGCGGAGGCCGCGGCGGACTCCTCGGGCACCGTGCCGTGGGAGTCTGACGGCGCCACCTCGTGGACCGAGAGCCTGCACATGGGTCCGGTGCCGAAGGCGGGCGCCGAGCTCGCGCAGGCCGCGACGCAGGCCGCCCGCGTGGGCACGCCTGAGCAGCAGCAGGAGGTCGCGGACGTCCTCAACGAGGCGCGCCGCAAGATCTACTCGATCCTCGCGAAGGACTGA
- a CDS encoding methylenetetrahydrofolate reductase → MTVNRAALLDDFSIEVTARDGASLTEAAANLPAGTRVNITALGTEDPTARLALAASAHRDGLTPVLHLAARRVASEQELRSELGAIQDQGTSSHVVVVGGDPRKPVGPYDSALSVLRTDLLGEHGVREVGVSGYPEGHPDIDDATLARALTAKVALLEAQGLETTVITQFSFDVDAVLGWVERVRDLGVDSPLRIGVPGPTSVKRLLAFAKRCGVTTGAGVARKYGLSLGNLLVTAGPDAFVDSLGERLEPERHGDVRIHLFAFGGPTSTAAWARDYLAG, encoded by the coding sequence GTGACTGTGAACCGCGCCGCGCTGCTCGACGACTTCTCGATAGAGGTGACCGCGCGCGACGGCGCGAGCCTCACCGAGGCCGCCGCGAACCTGCCCGCGGGCACGCGGGTCAACATCACAGCTCTCGGCACCGAGGACCCGACCGCGCGCCTTGCCCTCGCCGCGAGCGCGCACCGCGACGGGCTCACCCCCGTGCTTCACCTCGCCGCGCGCCGCGTCGCCTCCGAGCAGGAGCTGCGCAGCGAGCTCGGCGCGATCCAGGACCAGGGCACGTCCTCGCACGTGGTCGTGGTCGGCGGCGACCCGCGCAAGCCGGTCGGTCCGTACGACTCCGCGCTGTCCGTGCTGCGCACCGACCTCCTCGGCGAGCACGGGGTGCGCGAGGTCGGCGTCTCGGGCTACCCGGAGGGCCACCCGGACATCGACGATGCGACGCTCGCGCGGGCGCTGACCGCCAAGGTCGCGCTGCTCGAGGCCCAGGGCCTCGAGACGACGGTGATCACCCAGTTCTCGTTCGATGTCGACGCGGTCCTGGGCTGGGTCGAGCGCGTGCGCGACCTGGGCGTCGACTCACCGCTGAGGATCGGTGTGCCGGGGCCGACCTCGGTCAAGCGCCTGCTCGCGTTCGCCAAGCGGTGCGGTGTGACGACGGGCGCAGGCGTCGCGCGCAAGTACGGGCTGTCGCTAGGGAACCTGCTGGTCACGGCGGGGCCCGACGCGTTCGTCGACTCGCTGGGGGAACGGCTCGAGCCCGAGCGCCACGGCGACGTGCGGATCCATCTGTTCGCGTTCGGCGGGCCGACGTCGACCGCGGCCTGGGCGCGCGACTACCTCGCGGGCTGA